acctatttctTTATACAACTCCTGGTTGAGGGCATGGAGCTGGTTTTAGGGACATGCAAACTAAGTGTGGGGTCATaggaacccaccaattcctggATGTCAGCTGAgatgtttaactgtgtgacccatTTCAGGATGgcaggattgttggtcaaaacatcaCTGGACTAGAGCTACTACTGACATTCAGCAGTCGCTCTagtccagtgatggtgaaccttttagagacagagtgcccaagctgtaacccaaaacccatttttttattttttttatcaccaagtgccaacatggcaatataacctgaatactacagtccagtatagtgtatcttccatgtcccttatcatttagctataatagctgcctacATTGTGTTCTGCCTatactgttcatagtgcgccgtgTGCTGGCTGATTAATGGTAAGAAAAATCGAAGACCTATTGTTACACTAGACTTTTTTTCCAGGGTGTCAGGTGCCCAGAGAGGGCTGTGAGTGATAATTCTGGCACTACCTGTTCCTTTGGAGGTACCTGCCACCTCTGGACATTCTGTATGGTAACAATaacttaataatttaatttattctgTGTCAGTGTACACTACAATAAACAAGTAGACAGCCTATTCACCCCAATTTCTGATGCAATAAGTAATGAAATTGCTTatcctattaaacaaggtggacagtgTTCAATGACATAGCTCTGTGCACAGGGATTAATGCAAACTGCTCTCTTATGGATCCTACCAGCTTCAGATTGgtctctgcactgtccctgcactcccttTCCAGTGTTCCACAATTAAAGGCTTCTTGAACACTCTCCCTGGcgcttgtcacatctctccccaagctcagctcacagtgaaatggtaccgcatgggatgaggcttttaaaatGGCTGTGATCTCACAGgaactggctagctgctgattggctatctGCAGTGCAGTATGGGCGATCTTGagctcccaggcttcttactttcccaTGTAGTTGCCGTTTTAGGAATAAAACTAATCTCTTAAAAATTCAGATTTATTGCAGATCGCATTTTGCCTAATCTTCAGCTTGATTTCCACTTAACTTCTATTTGCTCAATACTGTTCATAAGTATAAACTTTTTTGAATCATTTTTGGTACTGTataacatttattttatatttttattttatagtcaTAAGTCAAGTTAAAGATAACCGTGTAAATGTATTTGGCCTTGATGAGCCCTATAGTGGCCGGTGGATCCTCCAAAGGTATGTATAGGtgaaggcctctacataactttggtgtatcCAGCTCCAAACTAAATGTGAGCCAGCTCCCttgcagtcttacatttagaccattttccacaCCGAAGGCGTGAATGGCATGAGATACCTGCCGGCCATCACCacccaaaccatttttatttatttatttttttcttaagacCCGGCCTGAGCAGGGAATTCAGATTCTGCCATACTATGGTGTGACAGAATCCACACCAGATATAAGACACAAGTGGTGTATATCTGGTAATAAATTAACCACAATATGTGTACTATTTATTTGGATTATTTCTTTAATCTTTTCTAAGAAATGGGCTCACGTGTATAGAAAAAGTACCCAAGTGATTGGTGTTAATACGAATAACGGTTTGGAGCGGCAACATGAGACCTTGAAGTATTCCTATTTGGATGGCTACAGAAACTGCTTGTTAAGCGACATGATCAGTGTTCTTCACCACGGATTCTTTCCAGATACCTTCAAAAAGTAAGATTGAGTTTtcacaatatatatgtatatagagattaATTTTAAATAGGAAATCTATGTAGAATTAAAAGTTTGCTCAAACTTTGACATTTGTCATATCTGTAGATGTGCACACTGCAGCGTGTGGGTCACAAAGGTGGATCCATAACCATCAAAATAATGGCACACATTGTGGTTATGCCATAAATTCCCATGCAAAAAAATTACTAATAGAAATTTAAATTTGTTGTCAAATCAAtagattatacagggtgggccagtaAAAAGGAACCCTGCTCCAGTGATTGTATCATAAGATGAATGACTTCATCCAGGGGATGTGAATGGTTAGTGGACACTCTGGTTTACATTTCCCCATAGATGAGGTGGTTGTAAAACTGTTCAATGATATCCTGTTAAACTGCAGTATTCAcagatctgaaaaaaatgaccagcTATTTTTGCTCATGACACTGTACAAACGCCTAAGATTTACTATTGGGCAGTTTGATTTGAAAATattggaggtgggctactttgtTCGGACACCCTGTGGTATGTTTACAGTTACTCCACGTTACAGGTTTTTCTGTACATTTATTATATTGAATTATTTTACTTAAGCAGTTTAACATGTATAGCATACAATGTTAATATAGTATTTTAATATAGTTAGAGATTTTTATATGAGAAAGCATATTGTTATAATTGACTTACTGATTTCTGTTATAGGTATATGGAAAAGAACCTACGCAGTTGTGAGCACTACCGAAAATATGCAGTCAATGTTCCAAACTTCCTCAAAAACCGCCCGCGAGAGATGTTATCACATGTCATGCAGCGCTACTTTAGTAGCTTGGATGAGACTCACATTCTACAAAGGGATGAGCAACATGGGATATTCAAAGTTCAAAGTGAATCGGATAGCAATTTATCTTACAGTCTTGACCTTTCTGGAGAGTTGCCAGACTGTGGCTGTAAGGACTGGCAAAGATACTTGTTGCCATGTAAACACATGTGTGCTGTATTCAGGACAACCTCTTTTCAGTGGGAAAATTTAAACCCTGCTTACACTGGGAACCCACTGTTTGCACTTGACACCGAGTGCTTTAAGACTGTTATCAATCAAACCCCTAAAAAACACAATGTTGGCTTAACTCCTGGGCCATATCCAGAGCTGGCATCTGATTTTTCTGGTGAAGTTTTGCAAGGGTTACCACCACGGCGAAGGAGAAAACGCACAGGTGTCATTAGAGAATGTCGTAAAAGCTTAAAACGACTAGAGGATTTGACATTTGTTTTGGATGACCAGACATTGCAAGACTTtagtttgcatttaaaaaatttggtggTGGATTTAAGTGAAAAGACTCCTAAATCACATGGATTGATCCTACTGGATTCCACCCTAAATATGGATACGACAGGATTCAAAGATCTACCAGAAAGAAGATATGGAAAATCCAAGCAGCCAGAGTTGAAACGGTTTGGCAAAAAAGCTGATCAAATCAAAGAGGATCTTTGTCAGAGAATTGGATTATCTGATGAGCCAGATAGGATATCGTcagaggaggagacatcacagtCAATCTGGCTAACTGTGAATAAGTTTAAGTTGACACTTCAAGATAGAGATGTAATATCTAAAGGCCTGTGGTTGGATGACCAGATAATTAATGCTAGTCAGATCATTCTGTCCCAAAAACATGTGGATGTGTCAGGATTTATGGACACTGTTGTCCTTGCACACTCAGAGGTAGCATTGTCTAAGTGTCACCAGGTCATTCAGATACATCATGTTGGCATGCACTGGTTGCTGTCTCATCAGTTTGATGATAATGTTACAATTTATGATTCTTTGGCCACAACCTCTTTTTCAGACACCCTAAAAGAACAGCTAATCAAGCTGTACAGACCATTATTTACTGGTGAAAACAAAACACTAGAAATAAATGCAACCTGTTGTCAGACACAGAAGGGGGCCAGCGATTGTGGTGTATTTGCAATTGCAAATGGCCTAGCTTTGCTGGAAGGGGTCAATTTAAGAAATATACAATTCATCCAGGATGAAATGCGGCCTCACCTTATTTCCTGCCTAGAAAGGGGAGAATTTAGCATGTTTCCCTATGAGGAACAAACAAGGAGGAGAATACCTACAAGCAAGGTAGTACTCACAACATATTGCATTTGCCACATTTATAAAAGTAGAGAGCCCATGATAGAATGCTCTGGGTGCAAGTCGTGGTACCACTTTTGTTGTTTAAATCttcaaaaaaaatgcaaatatgttaGTTCCAAAAAGCGTTTTTTTTGCTCACTTTGTACGAAATAGTACAAGTTCGGCTGTCTGGTCCCTTTTTCTTGCCTTTATTGATGTCCCTTAGGCTGGGTTGTCACTACAAGCGCACCTGATTTCTCATTCAGATATGTCGTCATAAGCCAACATAAAAACAGTGCTCCCTCACCTCCTATTTCCCTGACACTCCAGTCACTGATGCGGTTATGTTGGGTACCAGTCTGTGTGTCAAAGTACTGTCATAGCACTGGAACTAGGTGCTTAGCTACAGTGAGTGGCCAATTTCCTAATTCCtgtccaaggctactttcacacctgcgttaggtgcagatccgcacctataatgcaaacgcttagatccgttcagaagggatccgtttgcattaccatgataatgcaaacggatccgttttgactttacattgaaaatcaatgggggacggatcagtttgaaaattgagccatattgtgtcaacgtcaaacggatccgtccccattgacttacattgtaagtctggacggatccgtttgcctccgcacggccaggcggacacccgaaagctgcaagctgcgttcaggtgtccgcctgctgagcggaggcaaaaggtgccagactgatgcattctgagcggatccgcatccattcagaatgcattagggctggacggatccattcggggccgcttgtgagagccttcaaaaggaactcacaagcggagccctgaacgctagtgtgaaagtagccttagtcaatggggacagatccgttttctatgaccctATCAAAAacagatcagtcttgaacactccTTGCTTTGTTAAagatagggctactttcacactcgtgtttggtgcagagctgcacaaacggatccgttcagataatacaaccgtctgcatccgttcagaactgatctatttgtattatctttaacattgccaagactgatccgttttgaacatcattgaaagtcaatgggcaacagatccgtttttcgattgtcagagaaaacggatccgtccccattgacttccgtcctgacacacaatgtattaGTTTGGCTCTGTTTTGTCAGactgacagcaaaatgctgcaggcagtgttttggtgtctgtctccaaAACTGAAAGGATACTGATTGGAagcaaactgatgccttctgagcggatccttttccattcagaatgcatttgggcaAAATGGATAGGTTCTGGATtgcttctgagagccctgaacggatctcacaaacggaaagccaaaatgtcagtgtgaaagtaggctaatACAAACAGGTCCGTTCTGAGCGAATGCAggtgtttgtattatcggtgcgggtcTGTCTGTCCATGACAAATCCGCACAAAATGTGAGTGTGAAAGCAGCTTAAGCTTCCTTCATATATAAAAGACTGGCGCCGGACACAACCACATTGTGGACTAGTGCACCCAGAAAACAGAAGACAACGAGGAAGCAGTTTATGTACCTTTTTTGAGGTATAGTTTAATAGAAGTGTTTTTTATCTTTAGTCTTATTCCCAGTGCCTTGTTGTAGTTGAGTTCTGTTATTTTTGCTaaacttgtaattttttttcaaatgcaaGTCTGTATTTAATGTATAAAACTGTAAATGGTTCTGAAATGTTGGAAAACAAACACTTTAACGGTTTCTCAATTTTTTTCCTCTTTGGTGTTGGGGGGGCTGAAAATAAACAACCAAATGTTATAATTGGTCTCTCAGAACATGTCAACAATTGACATGAAGGTGCAGTGTTCTCAGATATACAGACGCCTGCAGTTATATCTATGCACACACAGGACAAATGGTATTTATTGAAAAGTTTTAAAATAAAGcatatatttaataaataaagTATGTGACTttaatttgtgtgtgtgtatattggcTTGACTTCGGGGGTAATTCTCGCATATCTCTGCCTATACAACATATACCCCTACCTTACAGTGTGTGAACACATATGGCTTTCTCAGCCTCACAGTCCTGTAAACTACATGCCAGGTACCTGTTCAGTAccttttgggaaggggggggggggggggtagtggtaGTAATCCTCCCAACTCTGACCTAGGGACCCTTCCACTGCAGGTGTCACGGCGCCCATGAAGccggctagaatggagttgttaggaggCGGTTCTCCTGCTCTTGATATTAAATTCTTTACATTCTCAAGGAAACTTTTTTAGAACAATGATTCCAAGAGGAGGAACTCCTTCTAAAAACGCTACAGCTTATACTACTGGCTTCtgacctctacagcttatattactgataatagaggaggacctcctaacaCAGGCATCCtccaactgcggccctccagctgttgaaaaacgacaactcccagcatgcccgaacagcctacaggtatcagcctatagcagggcattatgggaggtgtagttttacaacagctggagggccgcagttggaGGATGCCTGTTTTAACACCTTTAcaacttatattactgataatagagaagAACctcctaacaactctgcaggtcatattaatgataatagaggagcagctccttctaacaaatagttaaggctgcatgcagcctgtaattgtgggaggggccaggtctcccttcttaaaccccaTCGGCCAGTTCATTACACCGCGCTCGGCTACACGTACTTCCGGTGACTCCCGTCACTTCCGGTAAGCACGCCTCCCAGGTAAGCAGCATCTCACGCCTCTCGTCTCTCCGGCCGTCCACCCGCGGGTCCGCTCCTTCTTGCCGCCTCCTGGTCCCCTGCACCTGCGAGCCCCCACCGCCGGCCGGGCCTCTCCTCCATTCCGGCGCATCCAGCCTCTCGCGAGAGGTCGTGTGCATGTGCTGCCGGTTCCGTCTGCCGCACAGCGTGCTGGCCGCCGGGGggggatgggggagggggagaagtAACGCACACCATCTCCGTCCCTCACCCCAAGCAGAGCCACACATCGCTGCATCCCCGCTCCCTGCACAGCTGTGCTGCTGGAAGCAGGAGTTATGTCCCTGCCTTGGTTGCTCAAGTGTTGGGTGACACTGGGTTACATGTGGCTACCACATAATGGGCTCAGCTTGTCTTCACACTACCCTTGCATGTCAATGCTTGACACCTGCACCGTTTGGCATCACTGTCCGCAGAGTCGTCCGTGCCCCCAGATACCAGGTTCCTAACATCGGTGGGAGGTCAGTCCTGTGTTGCATTCAAGAATCGTTTAGTTCCCTTGAACCTGGCTCCTGTGTCTCACCACCTTGCCACCCGCACATAGACAGGTCGGTCCGTGGCGCAGGCTCCACCCGCCTCCGCGCCCACCCAGGTTTGGATCTGTGGCCCTTGGGGCCCTGTCAACGCTCCTGCCAGCCGCACACAATCACGCAGTCCTGCGACCTTCCAGCCTGGCCTTCGCGGGGGTTCCGGCCCTTGCTGCTCCCATCCTCCGGCGCTCACACCTGGCTACACGGCCCTACTTTTTCCCGGACCCAGCAGGCCCGGCCCTCACTCTGTCAAACTCTCACATTTGTGTTCCTTTACCAGGTGCCCGTAGCGTTCGTGGTCCCCGCCGTGTCGTGTCTCGACCTCCGGACGTCAGGTTTAGGTATTGGGCGGGTGTCTTATgttcttacaaaaaaaaatatatatttttttttcaacaggctCGGCAGAAGGTCCCTGCCGGGCACTCGAGGGAATTCTCAAGCTTGAGGGTTTTCAGGTAGGTAATTCTGGGCTGCATCCCGTGCTACCTCCCCGGAGGCGTTCTGGGGATGTTTCTATCCTGCTCAACCTGAAGCATTCAGGTTGTCTTCTCTGTACGTCTTAGCCtggagcgttcaggtgtcttccctgtcaatgtaccctgaagcgttcaggtgtcttctctgtccatcttagcctgaggctttcaggtgtcttctctgtccattttAGCCTGAAGTATTCAGGTGTCTGCTCCGTCCATCTTAgcgtgaggcgttcaggtgtctgctccgtccatcttagcctgaggcgttcaggtgtcttctctgtccagcttagcctgaggcgttcaggtgtcttctctgtccagcttagcctgaggcgttcaggtgtcttctctgtccatcttagcctgaagcgttcaggtgtcttccctgtctACCGTTGCCGGAAACTTCAGGGTCTCGTTCCTGTTTTCTTCAGCCCACTGCGTGCAGCCGTCATTACTATCATTAGCCGATACGTCAGGTGTCTTCCCGGTCCTACGTAGCCTTCAGCGCTCAGGCAACCCTACTCACATACCCAACCTGAAACGTTCAGGTCGCTCCTCGCCACTCATCCTGGAACATCCAGGCCTCCTTCTCGCCACAGTCTAcgactccgcctcctggctctCCAGACACCCCTCTGTTCTTTGTTTCCATTCATCCACGTCTCTGTTTCCGTTGTTAGCCGGCACAGCGGTGTGTACGTCCGCGTCATCATTGGTTTTCAGATCCCGCTCCTCAATTCTCTCACGTTGCTCCTAActtttccagtcctcagggccagtcGGGTCGTTTCCGTCGATCCTCAGGCGGTAAGGCAAGGGTATTGAATCCACGCTCTCAGGTACGTTCTCAAATACGTTGCTCACGGCCTTAGTAATTACGGTACACGGTCCTCGTGACCTCTCCAGCTGCCATATTTTGTAATTCCAGGTCTGGCGCAAGGTCACTACAATCTTCGGAGCCATGTCACAAGTTTCGGACGTCGACGACGCTTTGTCCCTCCCGGGAACTTCGGTCTCTGGCAAAGGCGGCCCAGAATCCCTCCGAAGATGGACCGTACCAAGGCTCATCGCGGAGTTAAGCAGAAGGGGCATCAGGCACCCAGCATCAGCCGGAAggctgaaggaaaaaaaaaaagagaaaggaaaaaaaaaataataaaataaaaatcagcgccccagcggtcatccactacctggacgactttctcctcATAGAACCTCTGCTATGTCAGCCATCCGGGCTGCACTCCCTCCTGGAGCTCTTTGCCGCCCTTCACATCCCAATATCGCAGGGCAagacctcggggccggccacttccatcaccttcctgggtttTGTCCTAGATTCCGACAGGATGGATGCCAGGCTTCCGGAGGCAAAACTGTCCCTAATCGGAGAAGTCGTTGCAGGGGCCATCACCTCTTCCCAGGTGACCAAGGTCGAGCTTCAGTCCATTCTGGGTAGATTAAACTTTGCCTTAAGGGTGATGCTCCAGGGCAGGGCCTTTATTTCTCGCCTGCTCTCGCTCCTTCCTGCAGCCTCTGATCCCAACAGCATTGTCCACTTggacagggctgccatggcaaacTTGCGCATGTGGGACAGCTTTCTTTCAGCCTGGAACGGGGTCAGACTGTTCGTCCCATCAAGGACCCAGTCCTACGCCAGGGTGTTTTCCGATGCCGCGGCGTCCCGGGGGTTCGCTGCCATCTTCGGGTCCCACTGGTTAGCTGGTCCATGGCCGCCTCAGGTCAGTTCTGACCCTCAGGCCCTCAGTCCGTCTCCATTTCTGGAATTTTATCCCATCGTGGCAGCCGCCTCtgtctggggtcacctctgggctaaTTCCAGTGTCATGTTAATTTCAGACCGTCAAGACTTGGTGGACAACATCTCCAAAGGCCGAGCCAAGTCTGCCAAGATCATGTCCCTTTtgcgcaaactggtctggctgTGCTTGATCAATAACTTCCATTTCTCATGTTCCCATATTCCAGGTGTCAGCAACACGGCAGTTGATGCCTTATCTCGTTTCAACTTTCAAACGTTCTTTCAGGTATGTCCAGAAGCAGACCAGACCGGGGCCCGGATTCCTGGCTTCAGCAACCTGATGTTGGATTGAGGTCTCTGCTGGCAACCGCCAAGGACCTCATGCACCGATCCCTCTCCATCAACACTGCCCGCAATTACAGCACAGGTTGGAACCTCTTTTTAAAATTTTCCAGGGACCATCCCCAACAAGATACAGCCTTCGTTTCCAACATCATGGCTTTTATGGCCCATTGCCATGTCAACCTCAAGCTGGCACCCAACACCATCCGTTTGTACCTAGCCGGGGCGCAACATTTCTTAGTTCTGCAGAATCCAGAGGTTCGCTTGGCTTTCACATCTCAAGCCCTTCAAGGCCACACTCGGGGGCATTGAGAAAAGCAGCAAGGACTCAACTCCTTCCCGACGGCCGGTCTCCGGCGAACTATTCAGGCTGCTGTCAGCAACCCTAGATGGCAACCCATTTTGGCCCTTCCTTTAGTCTGGTCATCAAGGCCGCAATGTATTtaagcttctacggcttcctacGCCCAGGAGAATTCTCAGTTTCTTCCCAAAGGGCGACCTTTCTGAAAAGTAAGCAACTATCCTGGAGCCAGGATCACCTGGTGTTAAGCCTTCCTTCCACCAAGACATCCCAAACCGGTCCTCCCGTACAGATTCGCTTCTTTGAGTCCGAAAACGCCTGGTGTCCGGTTCTGGTGCTCCGACGTCTCCTAGACTCCACGCCATCTCCAGATCCTGAGTCTCCTTTGCTTCCATTCCAAGGGAAACCCCTATCCACGCCACAGTTCATCTCAcacatcagatccctggtcgcagggGTGGGGATGGACCCCAAAACAATATCTGGTTATTCCTTCCGCATCGGCAGCTTCCAAGCACGGGATGCCTCCGCACGTCATTcgtcacatgggtaggtggagatctgcctgtttCTCCCGGTACATTCCGGATCCGCTAACTGAAACCCGCCAGGTATTCCGTTCCTTGGCTTTGTAAACATGTTCTAAACATGCTTAAACGACAGCACTTTCCCTACCCGgtgtctttttggccctcttttaggcaggcccacgtcccgtggctccaggcacacaccagccactgttAGGGCCCCTTCCagtcaccttactgaccgtggccgcgaccacaactccattctagctgattctatcgTGAACAggttagattactgactccaggatgagGACCTCCTGCTAAcaactctacagcttatattactgataatagagaagGACCTCctgctaacaactccattctaataTATTACTGACTACAGAGTGTGGACCTCCTCCTAACAACTGCatgttagggcccatgcacacagaCGTGTGCCTTCCGAGACATAGCATtcatgagcaggccatatgtcccagagcggcatcaATCATGTCCCATGATAATACGAGTCTGGGATGGTAGTCCCGCAGGTGGCCCGATGTGCACTGCATTATAGTAAACTATGAAGCTatgcgctctgggacatatgcccTGCTCATGGACTGTATATCTCAGATGGCATATGTTTATGTGCATGGACCCTTATTAGAATAGTGGGTGAAATAAGGTACTCCTTCTGGAGCCAGTAATATGGTAGAATAGGAATGTTAGGAGGAGGGCCTCCTCCTGGAGCCAGTAGGATATGCtttagaggtgttagaaggaggtcctcctcctggagtcggtaatctagcctgttcactatagaatcagctagaatggagttgttagaaggaggtgctcctctattatcattgctagaagctgcagaggtgttagaaggaggtcctcctctattatcagtaatataagctacaGAGGTGTTAGAagaaggtcctcctctattatcagtaatataagctttagagatgttagaaggaggtcctcctggagtcagtaatctagcctgttcactatagaatcagctagaatggagttgttagaaggaggtgctcctctattatcattgctagaagctgcagaggtgttagaaagaggtgctcctctattatcattgctagaagctgcagaggtgttagaaggaggtcctcatcctggagtcagtaatctagcctgttcactatagaatcagctagaatggagttgttagaaggaggtcctcct
Above is a window of Bufo bufo unplaced genomic scaffold, aBufBuf1.1, whole genome shotgun sequence DNA encoding:
- the LOC120984148 gene encoding uncharacterized protein LOC120984148, which translates into the protein MFSRPHTVSEEPKAEQNFLFCYQSEWQKKILVQYGNEMTLLDATYRTTRYALPLYFLCVRTNVCYAVVGAFVLQQERTEDIVESLKIIAGWNTAWAPSCFMVDFCLEEINAIEQVFPDADIKLCDFHREKAWTEWLNKKDHGVRAHKKEILALLRNVALTTKMEDHELALKVLTSSNIWKQSKTLRAWLSHKWLPDIKKWAHVYRKSTQVIGVNTNNGLERQHETLKYSYLDGYRNCLLSDMISVLHHGFFPDTFKKYMEKNLRSCEHYRKYAVNVPNFLKNRPREMLSHVMQRYFSSLDETHILQRDEQHGIFKVQSESDSNLSYSLDLSGELPDCGCKDWQRYLLPCKHMCAVFRTTSFQWENLNPAYTGNPLFALDTECFKTVINQTPKKHNVGLTPGPYPELASDFSGEVLQGLPPRRRRKRTGVIRECRKSLKRLEDLTFVLDDQTLQDFSLHLKNLVVDLSEKTPKSHGLILLDSTLNMDTTGFKDLPERRYGKSKQPELKRFGKKADQIKEDLCQRIGLSDEPDRISSEEETSQSIWLTVNKFKLTLQDRDVISKGLWLDDQIINASQIILSQKHVDVSGFMDTVVLAHSEVALSKCHQVIQIHHVGMHWLLSHQFDDNVTIYDSLATTSFSDTLKEQLIKLYRPLFTGENKTLEINATCCQTQKGASDCGVFAIANGLALLEGVNLRNIQFIQDEMRPHLISCLERGEFSMFPYEEQTRRRIPTSKVVLTTYCICHIYKSREPMIECSGCKSWYHFCCLNLQKKCKYVSSKKRFFCSLCTK